The proteins below are encoded in one region of Fibrella aestuarina BUZ 2:
- a CDS encoding S41 family peptidase, giving the protein MNRLVLLLSLLLIGGAVSAQPLTTAERTQTTNATLALLNDRYVFPEVAKRMDTYVRSRQRTYDTITDGQTLARQLTSDLRTICHDKHLTVNYFPEGVPSEQLWQKTPTEAELTAQKAAMQKGLLRENFGILGLSVLKGNLGYLNFKYLAPPEIAGDSYVAALNYLAQTDALIIDLRQCGGAISEHAIPLLCSYFFAEPTHLNSFYWRDGNRLVQSWTYAQVPGRRYLDKPIYILTSRQTFSGAEELAYDLAQLKRATLVGDTTGGGANPGGTLRINDRFAAFVPVGRAINPITQTNWEGVGVAPDTVVPANRALYAAQLMAVRTLANKPGIDPDWRAALLGIMGELERTQPRYVTHSFVLKGHANAHDVRVAGSFNDWSAQANRLVRRGDAWVADVEVLPGKISYKFIVDGQWLTDPANPRTEGDGQYTNSVFDIAER; this is encoded by the coding sequence ATGAACAGACTCGTCCTTCTCCTCTCCCTGCTGCTTATTGGCGGGGCCGTTTCGGCGCAGCCATTGACCACCGCCGAACGTACCCAAACCACCAACGCCACCCTAGCTCTGCTGAACGATCGCTACGTATTTCCGGAAGTGGCCAAACGCATGGATACCTACGTACGGAGTCGGCAACGTACCTACGATACCATTACGGACGGGCAGACGCTGGCCCGGCAGCTCACCAGCGATCTGCGCACGATCTGCCACGACAAGCACTTGACGGTCAATTACTTCCCGGAAGGTGTACCCAGTGAGCAGCTTTGGCAGAAAACTCCGACGGAGGCCGAACTCACGGCGCAGAAAGCGGCTATGCAAAAAGGGTTGTTGCGCGAAAACTTCGGCATTCTGGGCCTATCGGTGCTGAAAGGCAATCTGGGCTACCTCAATTTCAAGTACCTGGCCCCGCCCGAAATTGCGGGTGACTCGTATGTAGCCGCGCTGAATTACCTCGCCCAGACCGACGCGCTGATCATCGACCTGCGGCAGTGCGGCGGGGCCATATCCGAACACGCCATTCCGCTGTTGTGCAGCTATTTCTTCGCCGAGCCCACGCACCTCAACAGCTTCTACTGGCGCGATGGCAACCGCCTGGTTCAGTCGTGGACCTACGCGCAGGTGCCGGGGCGGCGCTACCTCGACAAACCGATTTACATCCTCACCAGCCGCCAAACGTTTTCGGGTGCCGAAGAACTGGCCTATGACCTTGCCCAATTGAAACGGGCCACCCTCGTCGGCGACACCACCGGCGGCGGGGCTAATCCCGGCGGTACCCTGCGCATCAACGACCGGTTTGCCGCGTTTGTGCCGGTCGGGCGGGCCATCAACCCCATCACGCAGACCAATTGGGAGGGCGTAGGCGTAGCGCCCGACACGGTCGTTCCGGCCAACCGGGCGCTGTACGCCGCGCAGTTGATGGCGGTTCGGACCCTCGCCAACAAACCCGGCATCGACCCCGACTGGCGCGCCGCCTTGCTAGGCATTATGGGCGAGTTGGAACGTACCCAGCCCCGCTACGTGACCCATTCGTTTGTGCTGAAAGGCCACGCCAACGCCCACGACGTGCGGGTAGCGGGTTCCTTTAACGACTGGTCGGCGCAGGCCAACCGGCTCGTGCGGCGCGGCGATGCCTGGGTAGCCGACGTAGAGGTACTGCCCGGCAAAATCAGTTATAAATTCATCGTCGATGGCCAATGGCTCACCGACCCGGCCAACCCCCGCACGGAGGGCGATGGCCAGTATACCAATTCGGTGTTCGACATCGCCGAACGTTAG
- a CDS encoding cupin domain-containing protein, which yields MQREQRFVESGALTWEDLGGGLKRQILTFDDNLMMVKVAFEAGGVGALHTHPHTQMSYVESGRFTIHIDGVDRELAAGDAYYIPPHEPHGAVCLEAGVLIDVFTPMRADFVS from the coding sequence ATGCAACGAGAGCAACGCTTTGTCGAATCGGGCGCCCTGACCTGGGAAGACCTCGGTGGCGGTCTGAAACGCCAGATTTTGACCTTCGACGATAACCTGATGATGGTGAAAGTCGCCTTCGAGGCGGGGGGCGTGGGCGCGCTGCACACCCACCCGCACACGCAGATGAGCTACGTAGAAAGCGGGCGGTTTACCATCCACATCGACGGTGTCGACCGGGAACTGGCGGCGGGTGATGCCTACTACATCCCGCCGCATGAACCCCACGGTGCCGTCTGCCTCGAAGCCGGCGTGCTGATCGACGTATTCACGCCCATGCGCGCCGATTTCGTGTCGTAA
- a CDS encoding carboxypeptidase regulatory-like domain-containing protein — protein MKALLNSLLAVVLISASACTNPDVVSPETSTAEKGVVKGRVVDNQGKPVANAEIIASSTDYYNKTTTAYTDANGTYRLQLPTGVAEGSYSASGTVTIKYHGKNVKMALYEENTRVFSAYDGAVRNFVFRLTGKRTADDDETATPLGGSVQVHHQVDNVVWENLELTLEPVGPLVDGSTGQTIIRTMPAHDYYLRDIPVGQYKITARDKVTGQQLGVTIKDSFNDYSPSVTALFTEANFVGDTFWEIVLLVNTL, from the coding sequence ATGAAAGCTCTCCTCAACAGTTTACTGGCCGTGGTCCTGATTAGTGCCTCGGCCTGCACCAACCCCGATGTGGTATCGCCCGAAACAAGCACGGCTGAGAAAGGCGTGGTTAAAGGCCGCGTCGTCGATAATCAGGGAAAACCCGTTGCCAACGCCGAGATCATCGCCAGCAGCACCGACTATTACAACAAAACCACAACCGCGTACACCGATGCCAATGGCACATACCGCCTGCAACTACCAACGGGCGTGGCCGAAGGGTCGTACTCGGCCAGTGGAACGGTGACGATCAAGTACCACGGCAAAAACGTCAAAATGGCCCTCTACGAAGAAAACACGCGGGTATTCTCGGCCTACGATGGCGCCGTGCGCAACTTCGTCTTCCGCCTGACGGGCAAACGCACCGCCGACGACGATGAGACGGCCACACCGCTGGGCGGCTCAGTGCAGGTGCATCATCAGGTCGATAACGTGGTCTGGGAAAACCTCGAACTCACCCTCGAGCCCGTTGGCCCGCTCGTTGACGGCAGCACCGGCCAGACGATCATCCGAACCATGCCCGCCCACGACTACTACCTGCGCGACATTCCGGTTGGACAGTACAAAATCACGGCCCGCGACAAAGTGACCGGCCAACAGCTGGGCGTTACCATCAAGGATTCGTTCAACGACTACAGCCCGTCGGTCACGGCTCTGTTCACGGAGGCAAATTTCGTCGGTGACACGTTCTGGGAAATCGTGCTGCTGGTCAATACGCTGTAG